One genomic region from Quercus robur chromosome 4, dhQueRobu3.1, whole genome shotgun sequence encodes:
- the LOC126721297 gene encoding disease resistance protein Roq1-like: protein MDLLNAGLDDIRLIGIWGPGGIGKSTLAEVIYCKISTQFDSKSFIRIGFVKETRNDDLVPLQKCLLSNILSDRELSITSVGEEKKILRQRLHHRKVLIILDNVNKKDQLDALVGSRDWFGPGSRIIITSRDKQLLTTHEVNDMYEAKRLDNEKALELFSQKAFNQPHPKRGFEDFCIVEVC, encoded by the coding sequence ATGGATTTATTAAATGCGGGGTTGGATGATATTCGCCTTATAGGGATTTGGGGGCCGGGAGGGATTGGTAAATCAACTCTAGCAGAAGtcatttattgtaaaatatctACTCAATTTGACTCCAAAAGCTTTATTCGTATTGGTTTTGTTAAGGAAACAAGAAATGATGATCTTGTTCCTTTACAAAAATGCCTTCTTTCTAACATCTTGAGTGATAGAGAATTAAGTATAACGAGTGTTGGTGAAGAAAAGAAGATTCTAAGGCAAAGGCTCCATCATAGAAAGGTTCTTATTATTCTTGATAATGTGAATAAAAAAGACCAACTGGATGCACTTGTAGGAAGCCGTGATTGGTTTGGTCCTGGGAGTAGAATCATTATAACAAGTAGAGACAAACAGTTGTTGACAACACATGAAGTGAATGATATGTATGAGGCAAAAAGACTTGACAATGAGAAAGCATTAGAGCTCTTTAGTCAAAAAGCCTTCAACCAACCCCATCCTAAAAGAGGTTTTGAGGATTTTTGTATCGTTGAAGTATGCTAA